AATCGGATAAACGTTTATTCTCCTCGCTCGGATATGTTTTTCCATCGATACGAAATTCAGCTTGCTTTGGGCTGCCTCATGCTCATGTTCCCTCGCTATGTGCATGGCTTGGAAAACGGAGACTATACGTTCTTGCAGCCGGAACATTTGACTTACTATCGTAATTGCATTGTGATGGCAAACGAGTTTCTTACGCAACCAGAAAACGAAAAACTTTTAAAATGGGTTAGGCGTAAAGGCAAAGAACATATTGGATTAACAAAAGCGACCGACTACGCCTATTGCGGACTTATGTATCAGTTGTTCGAATTCCACCCATTCGCAGGAATTCTTGATACAGAAATGAATGTCGGTATGGTTGATGTCCGTCCAGCACGCAACATTGCTAAACTGACGCAGATTATCGGAAAATTTGAATATTTGCATCGAATTGACGTTTTGAATGCAAATGAATATCGCGGCAAGCGACGCATTGACCAAGATACCGAAAAACTGTTTAATCTATATCTTCGATTGCTTTTTGATGGGGGCATTACGGAATATGAAGATGATTCTGAATATGCGCCCAGCGGCTGTGTTTCGTTCCTCACAATTCATCAATCTAAGGGCATGGAATTTCCAATTGTCTTTGTGGATTCTCTTTGGAATGTTCCGAGAAAAAATTCAAATGACCTAATGCTGAAAATTGAAGATCGCTATTTTAAACGACCTGCATTTGAACCTTATGAACTCACAAAGTATTTCGATTTTTGGCGACTTTACTATACGGCGTTTTCCCGTGCGCAGGATTTATTGATTTTAACTTGCTGTGAAGATTCAAGAGCGCCTAGCAACTACTTTAAAGATGTATATGGCAAACTAAAATCTGTAGAAAATCCAAAATTCGATATAAAAGAATTTGACTTTAAACTTGTAAAAGATGTGAATGTCAAAAATACCTACTCATTCACATCGCACATTACAGTTTACGAGACATGCGCTCTCCAATACAAATTTTATAAAGAATTGGGATTCGCGCCTGTGCGTGCGAATGCCATGCTTTTCGGTACGTTGGTACACGAAACGATAGAGGATATTCATCGTGCGGCCATGCGTCATGAGGAACAGACGATTACTGAAGAAAATGTGAATCATTGGTTTGATTCCAACTATGAGTCGCTCACAAAGACCGAACATACTTACCTAGCAGCACCTCAGCGAGAGGCGGCTCTCAAGCAAGTGTTGCGTTATATGGAGCGACAACATGGTGATTGGTCCCATATTCAGCAAGCCGAAGTAGATGTTTCGCTGGTAAAACCAGATTACATCATTGAAGGTAAGATTGATTTGATTCGGGGCGAAGGCGATACTGTTGAAATCGTTGATTTTAAAGCCGAGCGAAAACCCGATATTGAAAAAATGCGGGACCGACTTGAGCGATACCGACGACAGCTCCACATATATGCACACTTGGTAGAGGAACGCACTGGGCAAAAAGTCAGTAAGATGCACCTCTACTACACTGGTGAAGATAGCGGTATCCCCACGATTACATATCCGTACACGAAATCTGCTGTAGAGGGAACTATGGCGGTATTCGATGATACGGTCAAGAAAATTTTGAAAAAGGACTTCCATCGCTGTGCAAATGATTCAAAAGTTTGCGCAGAATGTGATTTTCGTTTCTACTGCATGAACAAATAACCGGAGAAGGCTTAAAATGGATGAACAGCTAACTTTCAATTTTGATCAGAAACCTACAATTAAAGGCTTCCCTGAACTCCGTTGGACGGGAAAACGCCCTTACCGTTCTACGCAGTATTATCCGGCTCAGCTTCGCGAATCCTATGGCGAAGAGCAGAATGGATGGATGAATAAGATATTCTGGGGTGACAATCTCCAAGTTATGAGCCACTTGCTTAAAGAATATCGTGGCAAAGTTGACCTCATCTACATTGACCCGCCGTTTGATAGTAAGGCAGACTACAAAAAGAAAATTGATATTCGCGGAATAGGCAAGGCTGAGTCTGATAGTTCTTCGTTTGAAGAAAAGCAATATGGTGATATTTGGACAAACGATGAATATCTTCAGTTTATGTATGAACGACTCACTATATTACGAGAATTGCTTTCAGAACAAGGCAGTATTTTTCTTCATTGTGATTGGCATAAATCACATCATCTCCGTTGCCTTTTGGAAGAAGTTTTTGGATCTGCTAATTTTAGAAATGAAATTATTTGGGAAAATCAGGGTGCTTGGGTTAATTCCGATTCATGGTTTCCAAGAAGACATAATTCCTTGTTGTTTTTCTCAAAATCCTCGGATTATAAATTTAATGTTTTGAATGATGACGACATTTCTGGTGGAATCAACTATAATCGATGGTATAATTATATTGTAAATAATCGTATTTATGCAGATAATGCTCCATATCATGATTCAAGATTTACAACTTATGTGAATCGTTTTGAAAAAAATTATGGAAGAAAACCCCAAAATAAAGATATTATAGTAGATTTTAAAGGTTCTGTCCTAGGCTCCGTATGGTATATAAAAGTAGTTGATCCCAAAAGTCCTGAAAACGTATCATACCCTACCCAAAAACCAGAAGCTTTACTTGAACGCATCATAAAGGCTTTAACAAACCCCGGCGATCTTGTCTTTGACTGTTTTATGGGCAGTGGCACGACTCAGGCTGTCGCCATGAAACTCGGTCGTCGCTTTATCGGTGCTGACATAAATCTTGGTGCTATACAAACAACAACCAAGCGATTGCTTTCTATTGCAGAAGAACTTAAACCTGCTAATAAACCTATGACCTATAAAATGGTGCAACCACAATATTCAATGGCTGCCGATAACAGGACTTCTTATACAGCGGATCCTAGCAAGAAAAATACTTCGCAAAGTAACGATAAAATCATTGAATTCAGTAAAGCAAATGAAACAGAATCTGCAAGTGCAGAAGGAAATATCAAATATACTGGTTTTGAGGTTTATAATGTCAATAACTATGATTTCTTCCGTAACCCTGTAGAAGCTCGCGACCTTTTGATAGCAGCTCTCGAAATTCAACCCTTCCCGAAAAGCGATGTGTGGGATGGTGAATTAGACGGACGAATGGTAAAGATTATGCCTGTTAACCGAATTGCTACCAAGGCCGATCTAAAAGAACTTCTTGCAAATCTTCCGTACAAGACATACGAAAAACGCAAAGCCGAAAATCCAGGCCAGCCTGTAGAGCGAATCACAATCGTTTGCATGGGTCATGAACCTGATTTGAAGGGCGCGTTAGAGCAAGAATTAACAGACTATAAGGTGGATGTACAAATCGTCGATATTCTTCGCGACAAATCTGATTTGCAACTGAAGCGAGACTCTGAAGCAGAAATCGTTCGCGAAGGAGATAAACTTGTCATCCGCGCGTTCTACCCGATGAATTTGATGCAAAAACTCTCCATTCAAAAAGAGTACGTTGAAGATTGGCGGCAGTTAGTTGATTCAATTATGATTGACTGGAACTATGATGGTGTAGTCATGCAACCCTCTGTAATGGACATCCCCAATAAGAATGAAATGGTCAAAGGCATCTACGACATTCCTGAAGGATGTGGGACAATTAAAGTCAAGATTACGGATCTGCTTTCAGAATCTTTGGAAGTGGAGGTTCGTTAAATGGCAGAAAATTTTGATTCAAATTTTTCGTTTAATCAACAATTGTGGTATTACTATACCACAAACCGCGGAAAAATTCGCTCTCGTTATAATGATCTCACTAGGAAATTCCTTGCTTATAATGACAGCGAAGAAAATTCGCATGCTTTTCTACGAAAGCCTCAATTCGAAGCTCTAGAAATGTACGTGTTCGTGAAGGAATTTATGAACAACAAACAAGTCTATGAGATGTTCGATGATTGGCGCCATAAAAGAGACCGTTTTTCGGATGCATCATACTACTCAATTGATAAAGGCGGCCAAATTCATCTTTTTGATGCACCAACAGAAAAGCAAACCGACACGCTCTTCAAGCAAATGAAAAAGTTCCGGGAAAACTACCCCAACTACATCTATGCTCTCACGATGGGTCTTGGCAAGACCATCCTCATGGCCACCTGTATTTTTTATGAATTTTTGTTGGCAAAAAAGTATCCGAGTGATAAGCGATTCTGCCATAATGCACTCGTATTTGCGCCTGACAAAACAGTTCTTCAATCTCTTCGCGAAATCATGACTTTTGATAAAACGAAAGTCGTTCCGATGGAATATGCACGAGTACTTGACTCTAACATCAAGTTTCATTTTTTGGACGAAACAGGGACAATCCTGCATACGATTGATGATTCCGATTTCAATATCATCATATCCAATACGCAGAAAATTATCGTGAAGAAAAAACGCAAAGACACTTCTGCTGCCGAAACACTTTTCAGTGGTTCCGGATCGTTACTTTCTGCTGTTTATGGGACTAATAGTGAGGACGATGATGATGCATGGGATCCAACATCTTTGATGGATAATCAACGATTCAAGAAACTCTGTCGTCTCCC
The genomic region above belongs to Fibrobacter sp. UWP2 and contains:
- a CDS encoding ATP-dependent DNA helicase — translated: MFDFGNANEGQRKAISSAEGPVLITAGPGTGKTYTLVQRAIYLIQECGVKPESIFIATFTEKAAKELITRITNELAARGIIANINEMYIGTFHSLCLRILKEHLEFTRLRKNYRLLDGFDQQYMVFQNIYRFRNIPELENVLPNGGTWIQSESICNYVNSLSEELVNPDELVFDSDKSIAALGRILIEYRKILAEDNLMDFSSIQIEAYHLLENHVEILEELRSKITHIMVDEYQDTNFIQEQIVFLLAGNRKNICVVGDDDQGLYRFRGATIRNILEFPQKFTVGECKVIPLVVNYRSNSDIVDFYNEWMTCTEGANFKFRWDKFRYDKTIEPHKKSSLHSPSVVKLAGEEDVDEWHEKILQFINDLKDSGKLTDYNQIAFLFNSVKHPKVIALAQFLEKNRINVYSPRSDMFFHRYEIQLALGCLMLMFPRYVHGLENGDYTFLQPEHLTYYRNCIVMANEFLTQPENEKLLKWVRRKGKEHIGLTKATDYAYCGLMYQLFEFHPFAGILDTEMNVGMVDVRPARNIAKLTQIIGKFEYLHRIDVLNANEYRGKRRIDQDTEKLFNLYLRLLFDGGITEYEDDSEYAPSGCVSFLTIHQSKGMEFPIVFVDSLWNVPRKNSNDLMLKIEDRYFKRPAFEPYELTKYFDFWRLYYTAFSRAQDLLILTCCEDSRAPSNYFKDVYGKLKSVENPKFDIKEFDFKLVKDVNVKNTYSFTSHITVYETCALQYKFYKELGFAPVRANAMLFGTLVHETIEDIHRAAMRHEEQTITEENVNHWFDSNYESLTKTEHTYLAAPQREAALKQVLRYMERQHGDWSHIQQAEVDVSLVKPDYIIEGKIDLIRGEGDTVEIVDFKAERKPDIEKMRDRLERYRRQLHIYAHLVEERTGQKVSKMHLYYTGEDSGIPTITYPYTKSAVEGTMAVFDDTVKKILKKDFHRCANDSKVCAECDFRFYCMNK
- a CDS encoding site-specific DNA-methyltransferase; this translates as MDEQLTFNFDQKPTIKGFPELRWTGKRPYRSTQYYPAQLRESYGEEQNGWMNKIFWGDNLQVMSHLLKEYRGKVDLIYIDPPFDSKADYKKKIDIRGIGKAESDSSSFEEKQYGDIWTNDEYLQFMYERLTILRELLSEQGSIFLHCDWHKSHHLRCLLEEVFGSANFRNEIIWENQGAWVNSDSWFPRRHNSLLFFSKSSDYKFNVLNDDDISGGINYNRWYNYIVNNRIYADNAPYHDSRFTTYVNRFEKNYGRKPQNKDIIVDFKGSVLGSVWYIKVVDPKSPENVSYPTQKPEALLERIIKALTNPGDLVFDCFMGSGTTQAVAMKLGRRFIGADINLGAIQTTTKRLLSIAEELKPANKPMTYKMVQPQYSMAADNRTSYTADPSKKNTSQSNDKIIEFSKANETESASAEGNIKYTGFEVYNVNNYDFFRNPVEARDLLIAALEIQPFPKSDVWDGELDGRMVKIMPVNRIATKADLKELLANLPYKTYEKRKAENPGQPVERITIVCMGHEPDLKGALEQELTDYKVDVQIVDILRDKSDLQLKRDSEAEIVREGDKLVIRAFYPMNLMQKLSIQKEYVEDWRQLVDSIMIDWNYDGVVMQPSVMDIPNKNEMVKGIYDIPEGCGTIKVKITDLLSESLEVEVR